In Streptomyces sp. SN-593, a single genomic region encodes these proteins:
- a CDS encoding quaternary amine ABC transporter ATP-binding protein gives MSQLVIEHVFKVFGRRPKEGIRRLQEGADRAELREEGTTAAVIDASFAVEQGEIFVVMGLSGSGKSTLLRMLNGLLEPTSGRVLFDGQDLTGLSAKALRDLRSRKISMVFQHFALFPHRSVLENAAYGLEVQGRPPKERAEKATEALSLVGLEGWENSWPDELSGGMQQRVGLARALATDADLLLMDESFSALDPLIRRDMQDQLLELQQRLHKTIVFITHDLNEAMRLGDRIAVMRDGRIVQIGTAEDILTDPANDYVASFVQDVDRSRVLTAASIMEEPRVMVSPNDGPRAAMRALRTDQASAAFVVERGRRLVGTVTEGRVTEALRKAEGTVRDLMDTDCVTTHADAPLSELLTPASQSKLPLAVLDDNGRLTGVIPRVTLLAALGEGQEDTGSHRLPDFPALVEADAPAGGDPGRTGGPDGPGGPGDSGAAPGGGNGNGDDEGKEATRA, from the coding sequence GTGTCACAGCTCGTCATCGAGCACGTATTCAAGGTCTTCGGCCGACGGCCGAAGGAAGGCATCCGACGGCTCCAGGAAGGGGCCGACCGGGCTGAACTGAGAGAGGAGGGAACGACCGCGGCGGTGATCGACGCCTCCTTCGCAGTGGAGCAGGGCGAGATCTTCGTCGTCATGGGCCTGTCCGGCTCGGGCAAGTCCACACTGCTGCGCATGCTGAACGGCCTGCTGGAGCCCACCTCGGGCAGGGTGCTGTTCGACGGCCAGGACCTCACCGGCCTGTCCGCGAAGGCCCTGCGCGACCTGCGCTCCCGCAAGATCAGCATGGTCTTCCAGCACTTCGCGCTGTTCCCGCACCGCAGCGTGCTGGAGAACGCCGCCTACGGCCTGGAGGTCCAGGGCCGACCGCCGAAGGAGCGCGCGGAGAAGGCGACCGAGGCACTGTCCCTGGTCGGCCTGGAGGGCTGGGAGAACTCCTGGCCCGACGAGCTGTCCGGCGGCATGCAGCAGCGCGTCGGCCTGGCGCGTGCGCTGGCCACCGACGCCGACCTGCTGCTGATGGACGAGTCGTTCTCGGCGCTCGACCCGCTGATCCGCCGCGACATGCAGGACCAGCTCCTCGAACTCCAGCAGCGGCTGCACAAGACCATCGTCTTCATCACCCACGACCTCAACGAGGCGATGCGGCTCGGCGACCGGATCGCCGTGATGCGCGACGGGCGGATCGTCCAGATCGGCACCGCGGAGGACATCCTCACCGACCCGGCCAACGACTACGTGGCCAGCTTCGTGCAGGACGTCGACCGCTCCCGGGTGCTCACCGCGGCCTCGATCATGGAGGAGCCGCGGGTGATGGTGAGCCCCAACGACGGACCGCGCGCCGCGATGCGCGCGCTGCGCACCGACCAGGCGTCCGCCGCCTTCGTGGTCGAGCGCGGGCGCAGGCTGGTCGGCACCGTCACCGAGGGCCGCGTCACCGAGGCGCTGCGCAAGGCCGAGGGCACCGTGCGCGACCTGATGGACACCGACTGCGTCACCACGCACGCCGACGCGCCGCTGTCCGAGCTGCTCACCCCCGCCTCGCAGTCGAAGCTGCCGCTCGCGGTGCTCGACGACAACGGCCGGCTGACCGGCGTCATACCGCGGGTGACGCTGCTCGCCGCGCTCGGCGAGGGCCAGGAGGACACCGGAAGCCACCGGCTGCCCGACTTCCCCGCCCTCGTCGAGGCCGACGCGCCCGCCGGCGGCGACCCCGGCCGCACCGGCGGACCGGACGGTCCTGGCGGCCCGGGCGACTCCGGCGCCGCTCCTGGCGGCGGCAACGGCAACGGCGACGACGAGGGCAAGGAGGCGACCCGTGCCTAG